The SAR202 cluster bacterium genome window below encodes:
- the ispD gene encoding 2-C-methyl-D-erythritol 4-phosphate cytidylyltransferase translates to MDKNQEKTPDIGVILLAAGSSTRMDGQDKIFMPIYNNPLLYYSLKEFNDSRHVSAISIVLNEKNYQSGMTYINSLNFDKVTSVCIGGSRRQDSVLNGLYALGKHDFILIHDAARPCINQCIINRGIESVIEFNASIPIIPSTDTLRTLSEENFVDKIVDRETIWVTQTPQCFSYDLIFKALTTTDISVTDDAMLVQELGVNIKTFKGSKSNIKVTTNDDIAMVKSIIKEKK, encoded by the coding sequence ATGGATAAAAACCAGGAAAAAACACCTGATATAGGTGTTATTTTATTAGCAGCTGGATCCAGCACAAGAATGGATGGCCAGGATAAAATATTTATGCCTATTTACAACAACCCTCTTTTATATTACAGCTTAAAAGAATTCAATGATTCTCGTCATGTTTCTGCAATTAGTATTGTTTTAAATGAAAAAAACTACCAATCTGGAATGACATATATTAATTCCCTTAATTTTGATAAAGTCACATCCGTATGCATTGGTGGCTCAAGACGTCAAGATTCGGTGTTAAATGGATTATACGCCTTAGGAAAACATGATTTTATACTTATTCATGATGCAGCTAGACCTTGTATAAATCAATGTATTATTAACCGAGGAATAGAAAGCGTTATTGAATTCAATGCATCTATACCAATTATACCCTCTACTGATACCCTTCGAACATTATCTGAAGAAAATTTTGTCGATAAAATAGTAGATAGAGAAACAATTTGGGTAACACAAACACCACAATGTTTTTCATATGACTTAATTTTTAAAGCATTAACTACAACTGACATTTCAGTAACTGATGATGCCATGTTAGTTCAAGAACTAGGAGTAAATATAAAAACTTTTAAAGGATCAAAAAGCAATATTAAAGTGACAACTAACGATGATATAGCGATGGTTAAATCAATAATAAAGGAAAAAAAATAA
- a CDS encoding flavin reductase family protein: protein MSKENFVTEYRKTMSSFATGVTVVTTLDGNNYIHGMTANSFTSVSLDPPTVLVCIGHTRNTMTHVNNTNEFAINILSDKQKHIADYFAKEQTSEDENLELNWSIKFGSPYIEGAIAFLKANVVKKYNYGDHAIVLGEVQGIDTQKGNPLLYYHSNYLFVPNSS from the coding sequence ATGTCGAAAGAAAACTTTGTAACCGAATATAGAAAAACTATGTCGAGCTTTGCTACGGGAGTTACTGTGGTTACTACATTAGACGGAAATAACTACATTCATGGGATGACCGCAAACTCTTTTACGTCTGTATCCTTAGATCCACCCACTGTTCTAGTATGTATTGGGCATACTAGGAATACAATGACACATGTCAATAATACTAACGAGTTTGCTATTAATATATTATCAGATAAACAAAAACATATAGCTGACTATTTTGCGAAAGAACAAACCAGCGAGGATGAAAATCTGGAGTTGAACTGGTCCATAAAGTTCGGTTCTCCTTATATTGAGGGTGCTATTGCTTTTTTAAAAGCTAATGTTGTAAAAAAGTACAACTATGGGGATCATGCAATTGTGCTAGGGGAAGTACAAGGAATAGATACTCAAAAAGGGAATCCGTTATTATATTACCACAGTAATTATTTATTTGTTCCTAATTCTTCTTGA
- a CDS encoding Asp-tRNA(Asn)/Glu-tRNA(Gln) amidotransferase GatCAB subunit B encodes IIQETRGWVDDKEITVSQRSKEDANDYRYFPEPDLPPLIISKRLIDNIRSKLPELPSARKSRYVEDYKISEYDAGLIISDINFSNFFDESVYNSNKSSEELNTRAKTIANLLLTEVNRLLNLENILIHETKLTPEAINEIAELLESGNINSTVGKQILEETFKTGGSPKKIVEERGLIQITDTDSLIPVLEVVLDNNLEAVNDYINGKDTAVRFLVGQVMKETKGKANPTLVAELLVSQLDLRK; translated from the coding sequence ATTATCCAGGAAACTAGAGGATGGGTTGATGATAAAGAAATTACAGTATCTCAAAGATCAAAAGAAGATGCGAATGATTATAGATATTTCCCTGAACCAGACTTACCTCCTCTTATCATTTCTAAGCGTTTGATAGATAATATTCGTAGCAAACTCCCTGAACTACCATCTGCGAGAAAATCTAGATATGTAGAAGATTATAAAATTTCTGAATATGACGCAGGTTTAATTATCAGTGATATTAATTTCTCTAATTTTTTCGATGAATCTGTCTATAATAGTAATAAATCATCTGAAGAATTAAATACTAGAGCTAAAACAATAGCAAATTTACTTCTTACTGAAGTCAATCGACTATTGAATCTGGAAAATATTTTAATACATGAAACAAAACTTACACCTGAGGCAATTAACGAAATTGCTGAATTATTAGAATCCGGAAACATTAATTCAACAGTTGGTAAGCAAATATTAGAAGAAACATTTAAAACAGGCGGCTCGCCAAAAAAGATTGTAGAGGAAAGAGGTTTAATACAAATAACTGACACTGATTCCTTAATACCAGTTTTAGAAGTTGTATTAGATAATAACCTGGAAGCTGTGAATGATTATATAAATGGTAAAGATACAGCAGTGAGATTTCTTGTAGGACAAGTTATGAAAGAAACTAAAGGAAAAGCAAATCCTACACTAGTTGCAGAATTACTAGTGAGTCAACTTGATTTGCGAAAATAA
- a CDS encoding cysteine--tRNA ligase — MKLTDTLTGTKRDFTPLNQVVTMYVCGPNLYGPCHVGHALSFIVFDVLKKYLLYRGYEVNHVQNFTDIEDRIIETSNSESRSIKEISEYHIDRFLNEMDALRVMRANAYPKATDYINEMINMIEKLIDKGIAYNLDGDVYYRVERFPNYGSLSRRSLNEMESGTRIEVDERKENPSDFALWKSSKSGEPAWPSPWGDGRPGWHIECSAMSISLLGEQFDIHGGGHDVVFPHHENEIAQSEGYSGKNPVVNFWLHNGLLRLSEKDTEKMTRHQGNFVSLEDAIKEHSIDALRIFLLSSHYRSPRIYSTDEIHGIENALSRVRYSLETEYDIHGDNLDVSIRQKNFIDAMDDDLNTPRAIAEIFELSRDINKGIQEGLNVESGTNLLRELGSILGLTFENSEQKNQEVTPFIELLIELRKTMREKKYYAEADLIRDKLTELNIQLEDTPDKTKWKYL; from the coding sequence ATGAAATTAACAGATACACTTACAGGAACAAAAAGGGATTTTACACCACTAAATCAAGTAGTTACCATGTACGTTTGTGGACCAAACTTATATGGTCCTTGCCATGTTGGTCACGCTCTATCTTTTATAGTTTTTGATGTCCTAAAAAAATACCTACTCTATCGTGGGTATGAAGTTAATCATGTACAAAATTTTACAGATATTGAAGATCGAATTATTGAAACTTCAAATTCAGAATCCCGTTCGATAAAAGAAATCTCAGAATACCATATAGATCGTTTTTTAAACGAAATGGATGCATTACGGGTAATGAGGGCTAATGCCTATCCCAAAGCTACAGATTATATAAATGAAATGATAAACATGATTGAAAAACTTATTGATAAAGGGATTGCATACAATCTTGATGGAGATGTCTATTATCGTGTTGAAAGATTTCCAAATTATGGTAGCTTATCAAGAAGATCCTTAAATGAAATGGAATCAGGTACAAGAATCGAAGTTGATGAAAGAAAAGAAAATCCCTCTGATTTTGCTTTATGGAAATCTTCAAAATCTGGAGAACCTGCATGGCCTAGCCCCTGGGGAGATGGTAGACCTGGGTGGCATATAGAATGTTCAGCGATGTCTATAAGTCTACTAGGTGAACAATTCGATATACACGGAGGAGGACATGATGTCGTATTTCCCCATCACGAAAATGAGATCGCACAATCTGAAGGTTATAGTGGAAAAAACCCAGTAGTAAATTTTTGGCTTCATAATGGTTTATTAAGACTTAGCGAAAAAGATACGGAAAAAATGACACGACATCAAGGGAACTTTGTAAGCCTTGAAGACGCAATAAAAGAACACTCTATTGACGCTTTAAGAATATTTCTTCTATCATCTCATTATAGAAGCCCAAGAATATACTCTACTGATGAAATTCATGGTATAGAAAATGCCCTATCACGTGTGCGTTACTCACTAGAAACTGAATATGATATTCATGGAGATAATCTTGATGTGAGTATACGTCAAAAAAACTTTATAGATGCTATGGATGATGATCTAAATACCCCAAGAGCTATTGCAGAAATATTTGAACTTTCAAGAGATATTAATAAAGGAATTCAAGAAGGATTAAATGTTGAAAGTGGGACCAACTTACTTAGAGAATTAGGATCTATATTAGGTTTAACTTTTGAAAATTCCGAACAAAAAAATCAAGAAGTTACCCCATTTATAGAGTTACTAATTGAACTTAGAAAGACTATGCGTGAAAAAAAATATTATGCAGAAGCAGATTTGATCAGAGATAAACTAACGGAATTAAATATTCAACTAGAAGACACACCTGACAAAACCAAGTGGAAATACTTGTAG
- a CDS encoding 2-C-methyl-D-erythritol 2,4-cyclodiphosphate synthase, translating into MRVGTGFDVHNLNNNRKLILGGVEIPFGKGLEGHSDGDVVIHAIIDSLLGASGLGDIGQYFPSSDMKYKDINSISLLESTLEIINAAGWSIGNIDVTIIAQEPKLSTFIELIKTSLSTALNIKSNLINIKATTTDGLGFIGQGKGIACQSVALIE; encoded by the coding sequence GTGCGAGTAGGAACTGGCTTTGACGTACATAACCTCAATAATAATCGTAAATTAATCTTAGGAGGAGTAGAAATACCTTTTGGGAAAGGTCTTGAGGGACACAGTGATGGCGACGTTGTAATACATGCAATAATTGATTCACTATTAGGGGCTAGTGGTCTTGGGGATATTGGACAATATTTCCCATCATCAGATATGAAATATAAAGACATTAATAGTATTTCATTACTTGAATCAACACTTGAGATAATCAACGCCGCTGGATGGAGCATAGGGAATATTGACGTAACAATAATAGCTCAAGAACCGAAACTTTCAACGTTTATTGAATTGATAAAAACCTCTTTATCTACCGCATTAAATATTAAATCAAATCTCATCAATATTAAAGCAACTACCACAGATGGTCTTGGATTTATTGGCCAAGGTAAAGGTATTGCATGTCAATCAGTAGCTTTAATAGAGTAA
- the secG gene encoding preprotein translocase subunit SecG, whose protein sequence is METSLNIVQIILSIVLITVILIQVRGSAGNLFGGGESSFRTRRGVDLVLFRFTIFVGILFVLVSLFSVIIQR, encoded by the coding sequence ATGGAAACATCATTAAACATAGTTCAAATAATTTTATCTATTGTGTTAATTACTGTAATACTAATTCAAGTACGCGGTTCTGCAGGTAATTTATTTGGAGGTGGAGAAAGTTCGTTCAGAACTAGAAGGGGCGTGGATTTAGTACTTTTTAGATTTACTATCTTTGTAGGTATTTTATTTGTTTTAGTTTCCTTGTTTAGCGTAATAATACAACGATAA